A genomic stretch from Pelagicoccus sp. SDUM812003 includes:
- a CDS encoding DUF4231 domain-containing protein, with protein sequence MTSDEYVKERLDGQIRWYSSKSQAAQKSYRLIRRTEIVVAAMIPFLAAFTDMGRIVPVAIGVLGAAIVVLASLQNLGNYNEKWVEYRSTCEALKQEKYRFLTNSKPYDQDDSLPELVERVERLVASENTHWTQWAKASKPVDESAED encoded by the coding sequence ATGACCTCAGACGAATACGTAAAGGAGCGCTTGGATGGGCAGATCCGGTGGTATAGCTCGAAGAGCCAAGCGGCTCAAAAGAGCTACCGCCTAATACGGCGAACTGAGATTGTAGTTGCAGCGATGATACCCTTTCTTGCCGCGTTCACAGATATGGGGAGAATCGTTCCGGTAGCGATTGGGGTCTTAGGAGCAGCCATCGTAGTGCTCGCATCCCTTCAGAACCTAGGTAACTACAACGAGAAGTGGGTGGAGTATAGAAGTACTTGCGAGGCCCTGAAACAGGAGAAATATCGTTTTCTGACAAACAGCAAACCGTACGATCAGGACGATTCTCTGCCGGAGCTGGTCGAGAGGGTGGAGAGACTTGTCGCCAGCGAAAACACTCACTGGACTCAATGGGCGAAAGCGTCTAAGCCAGTTGATGAATCTGCTGAAGACTGA
- a CDS encoding glycoside hydrolase family 3 C-terminal domain-containing protein translates to MNYPKHTFEAASEWAEGILAQMTLEEKCDYVGGTDIFYTKEIERLGIKRVMMTDATAGVHLRDRFHEYTYQNATDKSTAFPCPLQLSATWNPELSEKFAGAVAEECLANGIGILLGPGFNIYRQSQCGRNFEYFGEDPFLTSRMIERYIHGVQSKGVVATIKHFLANNTDYFRRKSNSVVDERTLNEIYLPAFKAGIEAGVLAAMTSYNLVNGEWAGESEAVIKKLLRNHLGFRWLVMTDWWSVFDGAKVAKSGQDLEMPACLATIGLADKVRSGEVEEADVDRMVKSILTTLKSMDLFDLEPKPEYATPEAWEARKQIALQTAREGTVLLKDNGILPLEGDGELLVIGDFLEKKALGGGSATVVGYDNVQLIDALREEFGDRIAYEKAPTWERIQKADQVILSIGTSDSEGWDRTFELNEGDEAFIRKVASLNENVVVLVQSGSGIKMTAWADKVAAILYCWYNGQNGHTAVAEILSGKTNPSGKLPMSIERDFKDSPDPDYVPKGEYLYSGWNDAWEAKREKYDIVYDEGVFVGYRWYDGKGIEPLFPFGHGLSYTKFEYSEVTVSKSEFSAGETVEISLDVKNVGDRAGDEIVQLYVADLESSLPRPPKELKGFRRVSLQPGETKTVSFQLDRSAFSYWSPESKDWTAEPGDFELLVGASSRDIRQSASVYLC, encoded by the coding sequence ATGAACTACCCTAAACACACCTTTGAAGCGGCCAGCGAGTGGGCGGAGGGCATCCTTGCCCAGATGACTCTCGAGGAAAAATGCGACTATGTCGGCGGTACCGACATTTTCTACACCAAGGAAATCGAGCGGCTCGGCATCAAACGGGTTATGATGACCGACGCCACCGCCGGGGTGCACCTGCGCGATCGTTTTCACGAGTACACCTACCAGAACGCCACCGACAAATCGACCGCCTTTCCCTGTCCGCTGCAGCTAAGCGCCACTTGGAATCCGGAGCTTTCGGAAAAATTCGCGGGCGCGGTGGCGGAGGAGTGTCTGGCCAACGGAATCGGCATCCTGCTCGGTCCGGGATTCAATATCTATCGTCAGTCGCAGTGCGGGCGAAACTTCGAGTACTTCGGCGAAGATCCCTTTCTGACCTCCCGCATGATCGAGCGCTACATCCACGGCGTGCAGAGCAAAGGTGTGGTCGCCACCATCAAGCACTTCCTCGCCAACAACACCGACTACTTCCGCCGCAAGAGCAATTCCGTGGTCGACGAGCGTACGCTCAACGAGATCTACCTTCCCGCCTTCAAGGCCGGCATCGAAGCAGGTGTGCTGGCTGCCATGACGTCCTACAATCTGGTCAATGGCGAATGGGCCGGCGAAAGCGAAGCTGTCATCAAAAAACTGTTACGCAACCACCTTGGCTTCAGGTGGCTGGTCATGACCGACTGGTGGTCCGTCTTCGATGGAGCGAAGGTGGCCAAGTCCGGTCAGGATCTGGAAATGCCAGCCTGTCTCGCCACCATAGGTTTGGCGGATAAGGTTCGCTCAGGCGAGGTCGAGGAAGCCGATGTGGACCGCATGGTGAAAAGCATCCTCACCACGCTCAAGTCCATGGACCTGTTCGATCTGGAGCCAAAACCTGAATACGCCACTCCGGAAGCTTGGGAGGCCCGCAAGCAGATCGCTCTGCAAACCGCTCGCGAGGGCACGGTGCTGTTGAAGGACAACGGCATTCTACCGCTGGAAGGCGACGGCGAGCTGCTGGTGATCGGCGATTTTCTGGAGAAAAAGGCCCTCGGTGGCGGCTCGGCTACCGTGGTGGGCTACGACAACGTGCAGCTGATCGATGCCCTGCGTGAGGAGTTCGGTGATCGTATCGCTTACGAAAAGGCCCCGACCTGGGAGCGTATTCAAAAAGCGGATCAAGTGATCCTGAGCATCGGTACGTCCGACAGCGAAGGCTGGGACCGGACTTTCGAGTTGAACGAAGGCGACGAAGCATTCATCCGCAAGGTAGCCAGCTTGAACGAGAACGTGGTGGTGCTAGTGCAGAGCGGTTCCGGCATCAAGATGACCGCGTGGGCCGATAAGGTCGCGGCCATCCTCTATTGCTGGTACAACGGGCAAAATGGTCACACCGCGGTCGCGGAGATTCTTTCGGGAAAAACCAATCCCTCCGGCAAGCTGCCCATGAGCATCGAGCGCGACTTCAAGGATTCTCCCGATCCGGACTACGTGCCGAAAGGCGAGTATCTCTACAGCGGTTGGAACGACGCGTGGGAAGCCAAGCGCGAAAAGTACGACATCGTTTACGACGAAGGCGTGTTCGTGGGCTATCGCTGGTATGACGGCAAGGGCATCGAGCCGCTGTTCCCCTTTGGTCATGGGCTTTCGTATACGAAGTTTGAATACTCGGAGGTCACGGTTTCGAAGTCGGAGTTTTCCGCAGGCGAGACGGTCGAAATTAGTCTAGACGTGAAGAACGTGGGCGATCGAGCTGGAGACGAGATCGTGCAGCTTTACGTAGCGGATCTGGAATCGAGCCTACCGCGTCCGCCGAAGGAGCTGAAAGGCTTCCGACGGGTATCTTTGCAGCCAGGCGAGACCAAGACGGTAAGCTTCCAGCTCGACCGCTCCGCCTTCAGCTACTGGTCGCCTGAGTCCAAAGATTGGACTGCCGAGCCGGGCGACTTCGAGCTGCTTGTTGGCGCCAGCAGTCGAGACATTCGGCAGAGCGCTTCGGTGTATCTATGCTAG
- a CDS encoding CHASE2 domain-containing protein: MPLKLQARLRRIARNPFARATAFTAVAGVLLLSLPPLAQLSYDASFLFKPADSTEEVVLILTNEDTLQRYGENGRIGREHHAKLIERLSRAGVRSIFYDFAFIDEDPENDFAFAKAIKSNGSVVLVAAGETLAQRDQRRRVVYAPTPLLREAAKTWGHAELFEKTIRRIPGDFERTPYAGWLAAQSALISPQIDRESNEERWLNYYGPEATGAFTSYTFQEILNLDTESNDWLTNKSVFIGQYFTLSELGDAKDTFSTAFSRFGWREAPGVAIHATAFLNLIRDEWLRRLPWLHQCIIAICLSLPVTGALYHLSRRGFKLAFTIATLLVFIISICFLQIQYSTDHWVSWISIAVGQPTAALIWTRLKPRPSKHDVFISYRTHDDEAAALLIAQNLWERGCNAFIDVKRLEAGRFDEQLIREIEAADTFVIILSPGSLDRCASENDWVRREIARAMDLEKRIVPVLKGGFSFKETKKLGIPEIERLSRFQGLRFSNKDFDGFMNELLRLTKLAK, from the coding sequence ATGCCCCTTAAACTGCAGGCAAGGCTTCGCCGTATCGCAAGAAACCCATTCGCGCGAGCTACCGCTTTCACCGCCGTCGCAGGTGTATTGCTTCTGAGCTTACCTCCCTTGGCCCAACTAAGCTACGACGCATCCTTTCTGTTCAAGCCTGCCGATTCCACAGAAGAAGTCGTGCTCATTCTGACGAATGAAGACACTCTCCAACGCTACGGCGAAAATGGCAGGATCGGGCGCGAACATCACGCCAAGCTTATTGAAAGGCTGAGCAGAGCCGGAGTTCGCTCGATCTTCTACGACTTCGCTTTCATCGACGAAGACCCGGAAAACGATTTCGCATTTGCCAAGGCCATAAAAAGCAATGGCTCGGTAGTCCTCGTAGCCGCGGGTGAAACCTTAGCGCAAAGAGATCAACGCCGGCGCGTCGTCTACGCGCCTACTCCATTGCTTCGTGAAGCCGCTAAGACCTGGGGTCATGCCGAGCTGTTTGAAAAAACGATCCGCCGCATTCCAGGTGATTTCGAGCGAACTCCATACGCAGGCTGGCTCGCCGCCCAGTCCGCTTTGATTAGCCCCCAGATCGATCGGGAAAGCAACGAAGAACGCTGGCTCAACTACTATGGACCGGAGGCGACTGGAGCGTTCACCAGCTACACCTTTCAGGAGATCCTTAATTTGGATACAGAAAGCAACGACTGGCTCACGAACAAATCTGTATTCATCGGACAATACTTTACCTTAAGCGAACTCGGCGACGCGAAAGACACGTTTTCCACCGCCTTTAGCCGCTTCGGCTGGCGGGAAGCACCGGGCGTGGCGATCCATGCTACCGCATTTCTCAACCTCATACGTGACGAATGGCTACGCCGTTTGCCATGGCTGCACCAATGCATCATCGCGATCTGCTTAAGCCTACCCGTCACCGGAGCTCTCTACCATCTATCCAGACGAGGATTCAAGCTAGCGTTCACGATAGCCACCCTTCTTGTATTCATAATTTCAATCTGCTTTCTTCAAATTCAGTATTCGACCGATCATTGGGTGTCCTGGATTAGCATCGCAGTCGGTCAGCCAACGGCCGCCCTGATCTGGACGCGCCTCAAACCTCGCCCCAGTAAGCACGACGTATTCATCAGCTACCGCACCCATGACGACGAAGCCGCCGCACTTCTCATCGCTCAAAACCTTTGGGAGCGAGGCTGCAACGCTTTCATCGATGTGAAGCGACTTGAAGCGGGGCGATTCGACGAGCAACTCATTCGCGAAATCGAAGCGGCGGATACATTCGTCATCATACTCTCGCCCGGCTCCTTGGACCGGTGTGCAAGTGAAAACGACTGGGTTCGCCGCGAGATCGCACGCGCCATGGACCTAGAAAAACGTATCGTCCCGGTCTTAAAGGGCGGATTCTCGTTCAAGGAGACAAAGAAACTCGGGATACCTGAAATCGAACGCTTGAGTCGGTTTCAAGGCCTGCGCTTTTCCAACAAGGATTTCGATGGGTTCATGAACGAGCTTCTACGCCTTACAAAGCTAGCCAAGTAA
- a CDS encoding MarC family protein, with amino-acid sequence MNTFEYGLYCFASLFVIVEPITVAPMLLAMTPNDTPESRVRMVRIACLVVTGVLLTFAIIGQTILSFLGITIPAFQAAGGVLLLLIALQMLQAKADTPQRITPGEAAAGAAKDDIAISPLAVPLMAGPGAISTSILLYQQAEIWPKKIALCSAIVLLAVVSYWILRLASQGAKWLSPLALRLITRLMGLLLAALAVQFIFNGIRGAELF; translated from the coding sequence ATGAACACCTTCGAATACGGCCTCTACTGCTTCGCGTCCCTTTTCGTCATCGTGGAGCCGATCACCGTCGCCCCGATGCTGCTGGCCATGACGCCAAACGACACGCCGGAATCGCGCGTCCGCATGGTGCGCATCGCCTGTCTGGTGGTGACCGGAGTGCTGCTCACGTTTGCGATCATCGGCCAAACCATTCTCTCCTTTCTCGGCATCACCATTCCGGCCTTCCAAGCCGCTGGCGGCGTCCTGCTGCTTCTGATCGCCCTGCAAATGCTGCAGGCCAAGGCCGACACGCCCCAGCGCATCACTCCTGGGGAGGCCGCGGCTGGAGCGGCTAAGGACGACATCGCGATCAGCCCGCTCGCCGTGCCGCTGATGGCAGGACCGGGCGCCATTTCCACCTCGATTCTCCTTTATCAGCAGGCCGAGATATGGCCTAAAAAAATCGCCCTTTGCTCAGCCATCGTGCTGCTTGCCGTGGTTTCCTACTGGATTCTTCGACTCGCCTCACAGGGCGCCAAGTGGCTTTCGCCTCTGGCCCTTCGCCTGATCACTCGGCTCATGGGCCTGCTGCTTGCGGCCCTCGCGGTGCAGTTCATCTTCAACGGCATTCGCGGAGCGGAGCTGTTTTAG